Genomic segment of Acidobacteriota bacterium:
TCGGTCCCGTACCGGGCCCACACCGCTTGGACCCCGGCCTGCTTGGCCATGCTGATGTCGCGCGTCAGGCTGTCGCCCACATACCAGCACTTCGACTTGTCCACGCCTTCCCTCGCGCAGATATCCCTGAGCAGCTCCGGATTGGGCTTGCGTTCGACGCGGGGAACTTCGCGCACCAAGCCCTGGGGAGGATTAAGCTCCTCGCCGCGTTCGGGATCGGGGTGCTGCAGCAATTCACCGTCCAGAGCGTAGAGGTGCTTGAAGTAATGATCGACGCCCAAAAGCCGCAGTCGATGATAGGAACTGACGGCCAACGCTTCGGTGTGGCCTACTATCGTAATGCCCGCCTCGTCCAAAGATTGCAGCGTTTCGCTGACTCCGGGATACAATCGTAGTGATCGCTTGCGCTCCTCCTTGAAGGCGGCCAGCGGCTTCTCAAGCGCCTGCAGCAGCTCATAGCGCGAGCGCCCGGGCAACCGCTCGCGCACCGCAGGCAGCTCCAGAACCGCGAAGG
This window contains:
- a CDS encoding HAD-IA family hydrolase, with protein sequence MLLVTDLDNTLYDWVTYFARSFQAMLRELAQQLELPEERLGKEFKAVHQRYGNSEQPFAVLELPAVRERLPGRSRYELLQALEKPLAAFKEERKRSLRLYPGVSETLQSLDEAGITIVGHTEALAVSSYHRLRLLGVDHYFKHLYALDGELLQHPDPERGEELNPPQGLVREVPRVERKPNPELLRDICAREGVDKSKCWYVGDSLTRDISMAKQAGVQAVWARYGTEFPARHWKTVVEVTHWTEEDVERERRLKQLFSQVQPDFTIDSFAELKRLLALPSLPSTAAAAG